The region TTAACATTTTTGGAAACGGTTTGATTAGCAAAGTTGTAACAGGTGCTTATGATAATTTGTATTTAACAAATACAATACTTGAAGGCACGTACGAAGCACAGAACACTATCACTGCTGAAACAAATGTAATTGTAAACGGAACGGCAACACTTAAAGCCGGAAACACAATAAGTCTTAAACCTGGTTTTCACGCAGCTTATGGAAATAATTTTACAGCAATGATTGAAGCAGTACCAAACACAGCAAAACGCTTTTACTATTTGAAAGACCACCTTGGCAGTATTAGAGTTGTAGTAAATGAATTGGGCGAGATAGTAAGCAGCGACGACTACGATCCTTGGGGAATGATATTAAACGGAAGAAGTACTAACAGTGCTTACACAAATTCAAAGTATAAGTTTACCGCTAAAGAAAGAGACACAGAGACCGGCTACGACTACTTCGGTGCAAGGTATTACGACAGCAGGATTGGAAGATGGCTGCAGGTAGATCCGCTTGCAGAAAAATATTTTGGATGGAGTCCGTATAATTATACTTTAAATAATCCATTAAAAAAGATTTAAAAAATAAAAACTTATTACTTTATATTAGTTCCGCATTAATTTTTTATTTATACACTGGACAACATTGCGGAATATTTTCTTATTCACTTTTCAGATATTTATAATATCCATTTCACTTTTGAGCTTTAACTCGCAGGCACAGGCACCTGGCAGACTGCGTGGAGTAGTTACTGATTCAACAAATGGTGAAGTGCTTGCTTTTTGTAATATAGTTATTGAAGATTTAAAAATCGGAGCTGCTACTGATAAGCGGGGAATGTTTGTTCTGAATAAACTTCCGGCTAATACCGAGATGACCGTTATGGTATCTTACATCGGATACAAAACAAAAAAAATTTCTTTTCTGTTAAAGCCTGATGAATTATTAGATCTCAAAATACAGATGACTCCATTAAATATTGAATTAAATGCTGTAGAAAAAATCGGGGAAAGATATGTTGATAAAAATGTAACTGATCTTGGGCTTGAAATTATTTCTATGAGGCAGCTCGAAGTTATACCCAAAGGTGTTGAAACAGATGTTATGAGATCTCTTCAATATTTATCTGGAGTAAGTTCTACCGGGGATATCTCTGCAAGATATTATGTACGGGGCGGAAGCAGTGATCAGAATCTTGTTTTACTTAATGGGATTACTTTATATGCACCATTCCATTCACTCGGTTTGTTCAGTTCAATAGAACCTGATATGATAAATTCAATTGAGTTTTTTAAAGGAGGATTTACATCAGAATATTCAGGCAGATTGTCTTCAATTTTGAATGTGATTACAAAAGATGGAAATAAAAACGCATTTAACGCATCTGCCAGCGCAAGTTTTTTAACAGGTAAAGGAATGATTCAAGGTCCGATTCCGAATGGTTCTTTTATGCTCTCAGGTAGATTCAGTTATTCGGACAAAATCCTGAAAAGTTTTTTAGATCAAAAAACTGTTCCTGTAAATTTTTATGATATAGCAGCCAAAATTAATTATTCAAGTCCTGATATTTTTAACAATGCAAAGTTCAGTTTGTTTGCATTTATAACTGATGACAAAATAAAATATTCTGATCCGTTAAGAGAATCTTATTTATGGAAAAATAATTTATTAGGATTTGAATGGCTTCAGGTTTATGATGCCCCGGTTTTTTCCAGACTCGGGATATCTTTAAGTAAATTTGAAGGTAAAATAATTCCTAACGGAAGTAATTTGAAACCTTTAGTGAATAATCTGCAGGATATTTCAATTTCTTTCGATTTAAATGCTGTGTTTGATAGTAAAGATCAGATTGATATTGGTTTGTTAATTAAGCTGATGGATTCTGAATTGCGTTTAGAAAACAAAAGCGGAATTGAATCCGATATTTCCAGATTTACAGGCAATATCAGTGCTTATGCAAAGTATAAACTTTTAAGATTTGAAAATTTTGGTCTTGATATTGGATCGAGAATTAATGTATCAGGATTAAATACAAATTCCTCCGGCAAATTGGAACCAAGAGTCAGCTTAACTTATAACCCAATCGGAGATTTAATAATTAAAGGCTCAGCCGGAATTTATCTGCAAGAGATGACAACAATATCTGATGAAGATGAAATCATTTCTGTTTTTGATCCGTGGATTATAATTCCTGATTATCTGAATCCAGCAACGGGATATAGTCTTTCAGGCGGTATTCAATATAACTTATCTTCAAATTCAAATATCCAGATTGAAGCCTATCACAGGAATTCAAATAATACTCCGGTCTTAAATGATGAAAAGTACTTTAATTTTGATCCTGATTTAGTAGAAGGCAGTCAGGAATCCTACGGCTGGGAATTTACTTACGATTTAACTGAAACAAGTTTTAGTTTATCTGCTTCTTACTCTTTAAGCTGGGCTTATAAGAAAATTGACAGCTATATATATTATCCAAAATACGATTCAAGACATTCAGGTAATTTAATGTTTAGCTGCAATCCCGGAGCAGGCTGGAATCTTACTTCCATTTGGTCGGTTTATTCCGGATTACCATTTACCGAAATAATTTCTTACTATGATAAATATAATCTTGTAAATCCATTTGAAATAACACCAGGTGCGTCTGATTATGTTCCCTACCTTATTCTTGCTGATAAGAATCTTGGCAGGCTGCCATCTTACCACAGATTAGATATTGGTTTATCAAAAAAGATCGCAATTGCATCAACTATTATTACCTTAAGTATCGATGCAATTAATGTGTATAACAGAAAAAATATTTTTTATTATGAACGTGATACAGGAAGAAGAGTAAATATGCTGCCATTCCTGTTAACCGGAACTGTGAAGATAGAGATATGAAGTACTTGCGAATAATAATCGTGGTAAATATTGTTTTATCATTTTCAGGTTGTGATGATTCTTTTAATCCTTATACAACCTTCAAAGAGAAGTATTCTCTGGTCAGCATATTAAGATCTGATACTACTTTGCAGATTGCAACGATTACTAAAAATTATCTTGATGAAAATAATAACTCAGCACATAAATTATTATTTGAAAAAAATGCAGATGTAAGAATTTGGTACGGTGATTCTGTTTATAGATTAAGAGATACAGTCTTGACTTCTGATGCAGGCGAGGATTCAATACAATGTTACTATACTCAAAAATTTTCTGTTGGAACCGAAAAGTTAATTGAAATTGAGGCTTTGCTTTCAAATGGAAAAAGACTGAAAGCGATTTCTGAAACTCCATCTAAAATAGAATTTAAAAATACAAGCGAAGTAATTATCCCGCCAATCGGAAAAAATGTTGTTCAGGTTTACTGGACACCTGCAGGAAGTCAGAACTTTTATCAGGCTCGTTTGAAAATGAAATGTGAGTTTGTTGAAAACGGGATCAATAAAATATTTTATAGAGTATTACCAAATTCAATTTCAGTCAGTGAAGGAAAACAATATGCTGTTTTTCCAAAAGCTTCCAGAAATAATTATGTCGTTTATAATCTTGATGCAATCAACTGGTACCTGCAAGCTTTAGCTGATTCACTATCGGAACCTGTTAAATTCAGTATCCACCAGAATTTAGTTTTGGAATTACTGACATTTGATCTGGAACTATCTCGATATATTTCAATATCTACAAGCAGTATCGATAATTATTCGATTAGATTTGATGAAGGCGACTATACAAATATAAATGGCGGACTAGGAATTTTCGGCTCGCAGATAAAAACGAATTATTCTAAGCTGAAGTTTATTGATAGTTATATAAGAGGTTTCAAGTTTAACTTTATTTATGATACAAAGTAAAGAAATTATGTTTCTAAACCGATTAAGAAATAGTTTATCATCTGTTTTAATTTTGTTATTGTTATTAAGTTGTGATAAAGAAGTATCCGTCAGTCCAGAAGAACCACAACCGTTTAAAGGTAAATTAATTGTTCATTCTGAACCGGCAGGATTTTCGATTTTTTTAAATCACAAAAATACTGGTTCAATAACTCCTGATAGTTTACTGTTTATGGATCCGGGCAATTATCAAATTACATTGAAGAAAAAATATTTCAGAGATACATCTATTGTAATTCACTTAGATATAGATCAGGAAGTATTGTTAGATGTTGATCTGTTGAATAATCAGGCTATGTACGGAAAGTTAAACATATTTAGTATTCCTGCCGGTGCTGCAATCTATATAAACGATTCTCTAACTCAAAAAGTTACTCCATTTACTTTTACTCATTTATTACCTGGTGAGTACAAAATTAAATTAACTTATCCTCAATTCCGGTCAATATCATTTGATGTTGCAGTAACAAGCAGTCAAACAAGCTCTTATTCAAAAGCATTACAGGATACTTCTGTGTGGGTTGATTATCTGGTATCAAACTCGGGGCTTACAAGTAATATTCTCAGCAGTATTGCAATTGATGATTTCGGAAATAAATGGATTGGCTCAATTGATAAAGGTTTAATAAAGTTTGATGATGTTGAATTTATTAATTACAACACATCTAATTCAGGGATCCCAAGTAACCGAGTTTTGACTGTTGAAGTTGACCAGTTTAATATTGTATGGGTCGGTACTCAAAATGGAATTGGAAGATTTGATGGCACAAGCTGGATTGTTTACAATAAAAATAATTCAGGACTTCGCTCAGATGAAGTATATTCTGTAAAAATTGATCCGCAAAATACACTTTGGGCAGGAACTTCATCCGGTCTTTATAAATTCGATGGTAATTCATGGAACAGATATAATGATTCGTTATTATCAATCTGGGCTAATGATATCGAATTAGATGATAGTAATATTTGGATTGCAACCAATGATGGAATTGTTAAGTTTACTGATGGAGCATTTCAGTATTATCAACAGCCCGATTATAATTATCCTTCAATTATCGTTTCATCAACTGCTAAAGATATGATTGGTAATATTTGGTTCTGTCATAAAAATTATAAAACATCAAGAAATGGAATCTCATATTTTAACGGAACTCAATTTGTTAATTTTTATCCCGGTTCAAACTTAAACTCAATGAATCATATAAGTGTTGATATGTTTAATAACAAATGGATTTCTACTAATGAAGGTTTGGTAAAACTGAGTTCAAATAATAATATGCTTATATATAATAGATCTAATTCACTGATTAGTTCAGATATAGTCTCTTCGTCTGCAATAGACAAGAACGGCATTCTTTGGATTACTAATGCTTTTAACGGATTAAATAAGTTTAAGTTTAATACAAATTAATTTTCAAATTAATTTATTGAGGTAATATGAAAACCATTAGATTCATTTTAATCATTATCCTATTTCAATCAGCAGTATTTGCTCAGGATTCTGACCTGCTAAAGTGGTTAAAAAACCAGCCTGATATTGAAGTAGTAAATAAACTTGATTCAAAAAACTTTTCTGAAGTATATGAAATATTTGTTACACAGCCAGTTGATCACAATAATCCTGATGGATTAAAATTTAAGGAGCAAATATTTTTATCGCATATTGATAAAGATAAACCGATGGTGATTGAACTTGATGGTTATGCTGTTGAAAACAGACCTGCAGAGCTGGCAAAAATATTGGATTGTAATCAGATAATGGTTGAGCATAGATATTTTGGTGAATCAGTTCCCGCTCCGTTTGATTGGAAATATCTTACTATTGAACAGGCAGCAAATGATCATCACAGAATAATCGAATTGTTTAAAAAATATTACGCAGGCAAATGGATTACTACAGGTATCAGTAAAGGCGGCTCTTGTGTAATATTTCACAGCTATTTTTTCCCTGATGATGTAGATGTTTCTGTGCCTTATGTTGGTCCGTTAAATTATTCTATTGATGATAATCGTGTTTATGAATGGATAAAATCTGTATCAACTCCTGAATGCAGAGAAAAAGTATTTAATTTTCAAAAATTATGTTTTGAAAAAAGAGATGAGCTTTACCCGATGTTTTTGAAGAATGCTGAAAATAAAAAACTAACTTATGATATTGTTGGTAATGAAAAAGCTTATGAGTACGCGGTACTGGAATTCTCTTTTGCATACTGGCAATGGTCTGATGGTGATTGTTCGAAAATACCGGATAATAATTCCTCACTTGAAGACATCTGGAATGAATTATCAAACTACGGAGGTGTTACTTATTTTGATGACGCAAGTATTACAGGAATCTATCCTTTTTTCTATCAGTGTTATACTGAGTTTGGATATTATGCTTATGATGTAGCTCCATTTAAAGAATATATTAAATATGCTGATGGACAGACTCCATTCTTTATTCCGAAAGACTCAAATCCAACTTATGATCCGAGACTGCTAAAGAAGATAAATGATTGGGCTTCGAACAAAAGTAAAAATTTTATTTATATCTATGGCGGCAATGATCCATGGACATCTACAGGTGTTCAATTAACCGGAAAAACAAATTCAATTAAAATGGTTTGTCCTAATGGTTCTCACGGTTCAAAAATAAGAAGCTTTTCCAGAAAGGATCAGGAATTAATTTATTCACGGTTGGAGAACTGGCTGGGTATTCAAATTGAAAGATAATTGATTTGATTTTATTGTAAGAGGCTTCTGAAAAATTGTTGTTTAAGTCATTCTGAACTGATCAATATTTATATTGTGTTCATTTAGGGATTGATGTGATTTTATGATTAATGTTAATAATTTCTGAAATAATCAGCCTTTGATGAACAGTATGACGCTCTGCTTTTCTTAATTATTAGAATAATTTTTCAGAAGTCAGTTTAAGTTAAAGCTGGCATATATTATTCTCTTTTTTTCGTCCACCATTTAAAATTACCTTTCATCATTGTATTCTTTGTAAAGTATCACCGGTTAAATATTTTTCACTCAACAAAATCAAACTAATCTGATGGATACAAAAAACGCAGACTTATCGTCTCTAAAGATTAATAGATCTAATAGAGAAGATGGGAGTACTTACAAGACTGGAATTTATATTGCAGCAGTGGTAATCCTACTTATTGTAATTGGATATTTTATTGTTCCCAAACTTATAAGTAGTGCTGTTCAGGTCAAATTATCAACTGCAGTTTTACAAAGACCAGGTCAGACGGCTGCCTCATTAAATGCAAGTGGTTATGTTGTTGCTCAAAGAAAAGCTGCTATTGCTTCAAAGGGAACCGGCAGATTGATTTATCTTGGAGTTGTAGAAGGTGATAAAGTAAAGAAAGATCAAATCATTGCTCGTCTTGAAAATACAGATATACTTGCTCAGCTTGATGAAGCAAAAGCCAATCTTGATTTAGTACAAGCAGATTTGATAAATGCTGAAAATACTTTTGATCGTGAACGTGAATTATTTAATAAAGGTTTAAGCTCTCAGCAGCTGTTTGATCAGGCTGAGGCAAATTATAATAGATTTCTTGCATCAATTGAAGTAGCCAAAGCCAGAATAAAACAATATGAAGTTGCACTTGAGAATACTTTAATCAGGGCACCGTTTGATGGAACTGTTTTAACTAAGAATGCAGAAGTCGGTGAAATTGTTGCACCATTTGGCGGAAGCACAACTTCTAAAACTGCTGTTGTTACAATTGCTGATATGAGCTCGTTACTTGTTGAAGCTGATGTTTCTGAGTCAAACATTGAGATGATCCGGTTAAATCAGGATTGTGAAATAACTCTTGATGCATATCCTGAAAAAAGTTACGCTGCTTATGTATTTAAAATTGTTCCAACTGCTGATAGGTCAAAAGCAACTGTGCTGGTTAAAGTCGGATTCAAAAATTATGATTCAAGAGTTTTGCCTGAAATGAGCGCTAAAGTTTCTTTCTTTACAAAATCTATTGATACTTCAGTTGTAAATCAGAAACCGGTTTTGGTAATTCCTGCTTCATCCGTTAGAAGTGAAGATGGTAAAAGTTATATCTTCACAATCTCTGATAATAAAGCTGTTAAGAACGAAATAACTGTCGGGCAGAAGTTTGACTCTTATGTAGAAGTGATTTCAGGTTTACGATCAGGGCAAAAAGTAATTTCTGAACTTAATGATAAAATAAAAGATGGTGTTGAAGTAAAATTAGCTGAGTAAAACATTGTCATTGCTAATCCCATTTGGGATGAGGCAATCTGACAAGGAATTTTATGATTGCTTCACTCGAAGACTTGTTCGCAATGACTTTATTAAATTAATAATTATGGAGTTTAAATGTCATCAATAATAACAATTCAAAATGTTTTCAAATCTTATTCGCGGAATAAAATTGAAATTCCTGTTTTAAATAATATTAGTTTAAATGTTGAAAAAGGCGAATTTTTAGCTTTGATGGGTCCTTCAGGTTCAGGTAAAACTACTTTGTTAAATATGATTGCAGGAATTGATAAACCAAGTGCCGGAGAAATTATTGTCAATGATACTGTTATTTCTTCTCTTGGAGAATCAGCTCTTGCAAAATGGAGGGCAAATAATGTCGGATTCATTTTTCAGTTTTATAATTTGATTCCGGTTCTGACTGCTTTTGAAAATGTTGAACTGCCTCTGTTTTTGACTAAACTAACTAAAGCAGAAAGAAAGAAGCAGGTAGAAACTGCATTAACACTTGTTGGTTTGGGTGACCGGATGCATCACTCGCCAAAACAGCTTTCTGGCGGGCAGGAGCAGCGGGTTGCAATTGCAAGAGCAATTGTTACAGATCCTGTTTTAATTGTTGCAGATGAACCTACAGGTGATCTTGACAGAAATTCTGCAGAAGAAATATTGATATTACTTGGAAGACTTAACAGGGAGTTCCAAAAGACAATTATTATGGTAACACACGATCCCCACGCTGCTGAAAGCGCAAAGCTAATTAAGCATATTGATAAAGGTGATTTGGTAGGAGCATAAAATGAAAATCCTGAAAATAATTTTTGCAAATGCATTGCGACACAAGTTAAGAACAACACTTACAATTCTTGGAATTGCTATTGCAGTGATTGCTTTTGGTGTTTTAAGAACTGTTGTTACGGTTTGGGATTCTAGTGTTGATGCCGCAGCTGCAAATAGACTGATTACACGACAGGCAGTCTCGTTTATCTTTCCGTTGCCTTATGCATATAAAGAAAAAATAAAAAGTGTTGAGGGTGTTAAAGAAGTTAGTTTTGCTAATTGGTTTGGCGGAGTTTATAAAGATAAAAATAACTTTTTTACAAGAATGTGTGTAGATGCTGACACTTATTTTGATGTGCTGCCTGAATTTTTAATCTCTCCTGAGGAACTTGAAAATTTTAAGAAAGAGAGAAACGCTTGTGTTATCGGGCAGGAAATTGCTACTCAGTATAATCTGAAGCTTGGAGATCAAATGGTTCTGGATGGTGATATTTTCCCAGGAAGATGGGAGTTTGTTATACGAGGAATCTATAAGCCAAAAAATAACAATACAGATGGCACACAAATGCTTTTTCACTGGGATTATATTGATGAAAGAATGAAAGTTGAATCTCCCGCACGTGCTGGCAGTGTTAACTGGTATATTGTACAGATTTCAGACCCTAACAATGCGGCAGAAGTATCTGAAAAAATTGATGCATTGTTTAAAAATTCATCTGCTGAAACTAAAACTGAAACTGAAAAAGCTTTTACCCAGGGATTTGTATCTGCTTCGGGGGCAATAATTACTGCAATGAATTTTATGTCGTTTGTAATTATCGGAATTATAATGCTTGTTCTGGCTAATACAATGATTATGGCTGCAAGAGAACGAACTCGTGAATACGCAGTGTTAAAAACACTCGGCTTTTCAGCTTTTCATATTGTTGGCTTAATTTTAGGAGAATCGTTAGTTATTGCTATGATTGGCGGCGGAATTGGAATTTCTTTAACTTATCCAATTGTTGCAGGATTTGAACAAGCAATGCCAAAAGGATTCTTCCCATTCTTTTACATCGAACCAATTACTACCATACTGGCTTTAAGTGCAGCTATTATTATAGGAATCCTGGCTTCAATTTTCCCGATTCAACGCGCATTAAAAACCAGCATTGTTGATGGTTTTAGATTTGTTGGATAAAATATGAATCGTCATTGCGAGTCACATTTGTGACGAAGTAATCTATTTAATTGTCAGACTGCTTCACTTTGTTCGCAAAGACAAAACGAAAATGAATTATGAAAATACCATTTAAATATACTTTTAGAAGTTTTAAATCCAGAAAGCTAACTGCTATTATAACTGTATCCGGAATTGCACTGGTTGTTTTTGTATTTGCTGCTGCATTAATGATGGCTTACGGTGTTGAGAAAACACTGGTATCAACCGGATCACCGGATAATATTAAAATATTTCGTCAATCTTCTCAGGGTGAAATCACAAGTATAATTGACGGAGATACACAGGGCATTATTAGAGCTTT is a window of Ignavibacterium sp. DNA encoding:
- a CDS encoding RHS repeat-associated core domain-containing protein → MISKVVTGAYDNLYLTNTILEGTYEAQNTITAETNVIVNGTATLKAGNTISLKPGFHAAYGNNFTAMIEAVPNTAKRFYYLKDHLGSIRVVVNELGEIVSSDDYDPWGMILNGRSTNSAYTNSKYKFTAKERDTETGYDYFGARYYDSRIGRWLQVDPLAEKYFGWSPYNYTLNNPLKKI
- a CDS encoding TonB-dependent receptor, with amino-acid sequence MRNIFLFTFQIFIISISLLSFNSQAQAPGRLRGVVTDSTNGEVLAFCNIVIEDLKIGAATDKRGMFVLNKLPANTEMTVMVSYIGYKTKKISFLLKPDELLDLKIQMTPLNIELNAVEKIGERYVDKNVTDLGLEIISMRQLEVIPKGVETDVMRSLQYLSGVSSTGDISARYYVRGGSSDQNLVLLNGITLYAPFHSLGLFSSIEPDMINSIEFFKGGFTSEYSGRLSSILNVITKDGNKNAFNASASASFLTGKGMIQGPIPNGSFMLSGRFSYSDKILKSFLDQKTVPVNFYDIAAKINYSSPDIFNNAKFSLFAFITDDKIKYSDPLRESYLWKNNLLGFEWLQVYDAPVFSRLGISLSKFEGKIIPNGSNLKPLVNNLQDISISFDLNAVFDSKDQIDIGLLIKLMDSELRLENKSGIESDISRFTGNISAYAKYKLLRFENFGLDIGSRINVSGLNTNSSGKLEPRVSLTYNPIGDLIIKGSAGIYLQEMTTISDEDEIISVFDPWIIIPDYLNPATGYSLSGGIQYNLSSNSNIQIEAYHRNSNNTPVLNDEKYFNFDPDLVEGSQESYGWEFTYDLTETSFSLSASYSLSWAYKKIDSYIYYPKYDSRHSGNLMFSCNPGAGWNLTSIWSVYSGLPFTEIISYYDKYNLVNPFEITPGASDYVPYLILADKNLGRLPSYHRLDIGLSKKIAIASTIITLSIDAINVYNRKNIFYYERDTGRRVNMLPFLLTGTVKIEI
- a CDS encoding DUF4249 family protein, which gives rise to MKYLRIIIVVNIVLSFSGCDDSFNPYTTFKEKYSLVSILRSDTTLQIATITKNYLDENNNSAHKLLFEKNADVRIWYGDSVYRLRDTVLTSDAGEDSIQCYYTQKFSVGTEKLIEIEALLSNGKRLKAISETPSKIEFKNTSEVIIPPIGKNVVQVYWTPAGSQNFYQARLKMKCEFVENGINKIFYRVLPNSISVSEGKQYAVFPKASRNNYVVYNLDAINWYLQALADSLSEPVKFSIHQNLVLELLTFDLELSRYISISTSSIDNYSIRFDEGDYTNINGGLGIFGSQIKTNYSKLKFIDSYIRGFKFNFIYDTK
- a CDS encoding PEGA domain-containing protein, with product MFLNRLRNSLSSVLILLLLLSCDKEVSVSPEEPQPFKGKLIVHSEPAGFSIFLNHKNTGSITPDSLLFMDPGNYQITLKKKYFRDTSIVIHLDIDQEVLLDVDLLNNQAMYGKLNIFSIPAGAAIYINDSLTQKVTPFTFTHLLPGEYKIKLTYPQFRSISFDVAVTSSQTSSYSKALQDTSVWVDYLVSNSGLTSNILSSIAIDDFGNKWIGSIDKGLIKFDDVEFINYNTSNSGIPSNRVLTVEVDQFNIVWVGTQNGIGRFDGTSWIVYNKNNSGLRSDEVYSVKIDPQNTLWAGTSSGLYKFDGNSWNRYNDSLLSIWANDIELDDSNIWIATNDGIVKFTDGAFQYYQQPDYNYPSIIVSSTAKDMIGNIWFCHKNYKTSRNGISYFNGTQFVNFYPGSNLNSMNHISVDMFNNKWISTNEGLVKLSSNNNMLIYNRSNSLISSDIVSSSAIDKNGILWITNAFNGLNKFKFNTN
- a CDS encoding S28 family serine protease — protein: MKTIRFILIIILFQSAVFAQDSDLLKWLKNQPDIEVVNKLDSKNFSEVYEIFVTQPVDHNNPDGLKFKEQIFLSHIDKDKPMVIELDGYAVENRPAELAKILDCNQIMVEHRYFGESVPAPFDWKYLTIEQAANDHHRIIELFKKYYAGKWITTGISKGGSCVIFHSYFFPDDVDVSVPYVGPLNYSIDDNRVYEWIKSVSTPECREKVFNFQKLCFEKRDELYPMFLKNAENKKLTYDIVGNEKAYEYAVLEFSFAYWQWSDGDCSKIPDNNSSLEDIWNELSNYGGVTYFDDASITGIYPFFYQCYTEFGYYAYDVAPFKEYIKYADGQTPFFIPKDSNPTYDPRLLKKINDWASNKSKNFIYIYGGNDPWTSTGVQLTGKTNSIKMVCPNGSHGSKIRSFSRKDQELIYSRLENWLGIQIER
- a CDS encoding efflux RND transporter periplasmic adaptor subunit: MDTKNADLSSLKINRSNREDGSTYKTGIYIAAVVILLIVIGYFIVPKLISSAVQVKLSTAVLQRPGQTAASLNASGYVVAQRKAAIASKGTGRLIYLGVVEGDKVKKDQIIARLENTDILAQLDEAKANLDLVQADLINAENTFDRERELFNKGLSSQQLFDQAEANYNRFLASIEVAKARIKQYEVALENTLIRAPFDGTVLTKNAEVGEIVAPFGGSTTSKTAVVTIADMSSLLVEADVSESNIEMIRLNQDCEITLDAYPEKSYAAYVFKIVPTADRSKATVLVKVGFKNYDSRVLPEMSAKVSFFTKSIDTSVVNQKPVLVIPASSVRSEDGKSYIFTISDNKAVKNEITVGQKFDSYVEVISGLRSGQKVISELNDKIKDGVEVKLAE
- a CDS encoding ABC transporter ATP-binding protein; translation: MSSIITIQNVFKSYSRNKIEIPVLNNISLNVEKGEFLALMGPSGSGKTTLLNMIAGIDKPSAGEIIVNDTVISSLGESALAKWRANNVGFIFQFYNLIPVLTAFENVELPLFLTKLTKAERKKQVETALTLVGLGDRMHHSPKQLSGGQEQRVAIARAIVTDPVLIVADEPTGDLDRNSAEEILILLGRLNREFQKTIIMVTHDPHAAESAKLIKHIDKGDLVGA
- a CDS encoding FtsX-like permease family protein; translated protein: MKILKIIFANALRHKLRTTLTILGIAIAVIAFGVLRTVVTVWDSSVDAAAANRLITRQAVSFIFPLPYAYKEKIKSVEGVKEVSFANWFGGVYKDKNNFFTRMCVDADTYFDVLPEFLISPEELENFKKERNACVIGQEIATQYNLKLGDQMVLDGDIFPGRWEFVIRGIYKPKNNNTDGTQMLFHWDYIDERMKVESPARAGSVNWYIVQISDPNNAAEVSEKIDALFKNSSAETKTETEKAFTQGFVSASGAIITAMNFMSFVIIGIIMLVLANTMIMAARERTREYAVLKTLGFSAFHIVGLILGESLVIAMIGGGIGISLTYPIVAGFEQAMPKGFFPFFYIEPITTILALSAAIIIGILASIFPIQRALKTSIVDGFRFVG